A DNA window from Parabacteroides johnsonii DSM 18315 contains the following coding sequences:
- a CDS encoding sugar O-acetyltransferase has protein sequence MTEKEKCRLGLLYDANYDPEILADRERAKELLYDYNHLRPSEQIGRTELLKKLLGKTGENLIVEPPFTCDYGYNIEVGENFYANVNLVILDGAKVRIGDNAFIAPNVGIYTAGHPLDASDRNKGLEYAYPITIGNNVWIGAGAIILPGVTIGNNVVIGAGSVVTKNIPAYSLAVGNPCQVIKRIDG, from the coding sequence ATGACCGAAAAAGAAAAATGCCGTCTCGGCCTGTTGTACGATGCTAATTATGATCCTGAAATATTGGCGGATCGTGAGCGTGCAAAAGAGCTGCTTTATGATTATAATCATTTACGTCCTTCCGAGCAGATCGGGCGGACGGAACTTCTGAAAAAGCTTTTGGGAAAGACTGGGGAGAACCTGATCGTCGAGCCTCCTTTTACTTGTGACTACGGGTATAACATAGAAGTAGGAGAGAACTTTTATGCGAATGTCAATCTGGTTATATTGGACGGAGCAAAGGTTCGTATAGGAGATAATGCTTTTATCGCCCCCAATGTCGGCATTTATACGGCAGGACATCCATTGGACGCATCCGATCGCAACAAGGGCTTGGAGTATGCTTACCCGATCACGATCGGAAATAATGTCTGGATCGGTGCCGGAGCGATCATCCTTCCTGGTGTTACGATAGGTAATAACGTGGTGATCGGAGCCGGTAGCGTAGTAACAAAAAATATACCCGCCTATTCACTTGCTGTCGGAAACCCTTGCCAGGTGATCAAGCGAATAGACGGATAA
- a CDS encoding 16S rRNA (uracil(1498)-N(3))-methyltransferase, translating into MQIFYTPEIAVNPELPEEEAGHCIRVLRLTEGDEILLTDGKGSFFKAAISRAHPKHCEVNILEQWEQPALWNFNLHIAVAPTKNMDRMEWFAEKATEIGINAITCLNCRFSERKEIKPARLEKILVSAMKQSQKATLPELNGMTDFRTFVSLPFAGRKFIAHCEEGVKPLLKQTYHPGENALVLIGPEGDFSPEEIALALKCGFEPISLGESRLRTETAALVACHTIHVLNQ; encoded by the coding sequence GTGCAGATATTTTATACGCCGGAGATAGCTGTGAACCCAGAGCTTCCGGAAGAAGAGGCCGGGCATTGTATTCGTGTACTCAGGCTGACTGAAGGTGACGAGATTTTGTTGACGGATGGTAAAGGTTCTTTTTTTAAAGCGGCAATCAGCCGTGCCCATCCTAAGCATTGCGAAGTGAATATTCTGGAACAGTGGGAACAGCCTGCTTTATGGAACTTCAATCTTCATATAGCAGTGGCTCCGACCAAGAATATGGACCGTATGGAGTGGTTTGCGGAGAAAGCGACCGAGATCGGTATCAATGCCATTACTTGTTTGAACTGTCGTTTTTCCGAACGGAAGGAAATTAAGCCTGCCCGCTTGGAAAAGATTTTGGTCAGTGCAATGAAGCAATCACAGAAAGCGACTTTGCCGGAACTAAACGGAATGACCGATTTCCGCACGTTCGTTAGTCTGCCTTTTGCCGGTCGTAAGTTTATTGCCCATTGCGAGGAAGGGGTAAAACCTCTTTTGAAACAAACGTATCATCCGGGAGAAAACGCACTTGTCTTGATCGGTCCGGAAGGCGATTTCAGTCCCGAAGAAATAGCGCTTGCCTTAAAATGTGGATTTGAACCCATTTCATTAGGCGAAAGTCGTTTGCGTACGGAAACGGCAGCATTGGTCGCTTGCCATACGATACATGTGTTGAATCAGTAA
- a CDS encoding NupC/NupG family nucleoside CNT transporter translates to MIEQQLGFSLESFLRGIVGIATVLGVAYLMSYDRKRVDWKLVGGGLFMQFVFALAVLYVPVVGIALEWVGKAFIKLMDFTQSGVTFLLGPLVTKSEGFIFLLNSLPVVIFFSALVSLFYYWGIIQRVVGGFSWLLRRFMNISGAEGLVTSGNVFLGMTESPVLIKNYLPAMNRSEIFLVMVSGMGTIAGTVMGTYIGMLAGGDPVSRVLFAKHLLSASLMAAPGSIVLAKILCPQTEKVDDRLVKMEKVGQHSTVLDALAAGTSTGVRLMVNIAAMLLVFIAMVALANYILEGVIGRYTGLNDWIVSITGGKAQGLTFQFILGVILSPFMWLIGVPYQDVMLVGSLLGQKTILNEFVAYFQLQEWKDAGLFLYQKSILMSTYILCGFANISSIGILLGGMGVLAPEKRELITRFGFPAMIAGALVSVLSATIIGMMLIVN, encoded by the coding sequence ATGATAGAACAACAACTTGGTTTTAGTCTTGAGTCTTTTTTACGTGGTATAGTAGGGATTGCTACGGTGTTGGGGGTTGCTTACCTGATGAGTTACGATCGGAAACGGGTCGATTGGAAATTGGTGGGGGGCGGATTGTTTATGCAGTTTGTCTTTGCTCTTGCCGTATTGTATGTCCCTGTAGTCGGAATTGCTCTGGAATGGGTGGGCAAGGCTTTTATTAAGTTGATGGATTTTACTCAGTCTGGGGTCACTTTTCTTTTAGGGCCGTTGGTAACTAAAAGTGAAGGGTTTATCTTTTTGTTGAACTCACTTCCGGTGGTGATTTTTTTCTCGGCCTTGGTTTCCTTATTTTATTATTGGGGGATTATCCAGCGCGTAGTAGGAGGTTTTTCTTGGCTGCTACGGCGTTTCATGAATATTTCCGGAGCCGAAGGATTGGTCACATCCGGCAATGTGTTTTTGGGAATGACGGAGTCACCTGTTTTGATCAAGAATTATCTACCGGCGATGAACCGGTCGGAAATATTTCTGGTTATGGTTTCCGGGATGGGGACGATAGCCGGAACGGTGATGGGAACTTATATCGGTATGTTGGCGGGAGGTGATCCTGTGTCGAGGGTTTTGTTTGCGAAACATTTGCTTTCGGCCTCGCTGATGGCTGCTCCGGGTTCTATTGTTCTGGCTAAAATTCTTTGTCCGCAAACAGAAAAGGTCGACGACCGCTTGGTGAAGATGGAGAAGGTCGGACAGCATTCCACTGTATTGGATGCGTTGGCTGCCGGTACGTCGACGGGGGTACGTCTGATGGTGAATATCGCAGCGATGTTGCTTGTATTCATAGCAATGGTCGCACTTGCCAATTATATTTTGGAGGGTGTGATCGGACGCTATACCGGACTGAATGACTGGATCGTATCCATTACAGGCGGGAAGGCTCAAGGACTGACATTCCAGTTTATATTGGGAGTGATCCTATCTCCTTTTATGTGGCTGATCGGAGTTCCTTATCAGGATGTGATGCTGGTCGGTTCTTTGTTGGGACAAAAAACCATTTTAAACGAGTTTGTCGCTTATTTCCAGTTACAGGAATGGAAAGATGCCGGTTTGTTTCTGTATCAGAAATCTATTTTAATGTCTACCTATATCTTATGTGGTTTTGCAAATATCTCGTCTATCGGTATTTTGCTGGGAGGGATGGGCGTGTTGGCTCCCGAAAAGAGGGAACTGATCACCCGTTTTGGCTTTCCGGCTATGATTGCCGGTGCGTTGGTATCGGTACTTTCGGCTACGATAATAGGAATGATGTTAATTGTCAATTGA
- a CDS encoding bifunctional nuclease family protein: MDTRIKLRVQGLTNSQIQSGAYALILAEEDGARRIPIIVGTSEAQSIAIALERITPPRPLTHDLFATFAQAFGVRLCEVFIYKFEDGVFYSELLFEDGIKQIRLDSRTSDAIAIALRVKCDIYTTPEIVRECGVVLEDATEEKDRDDDDSILALEPEEIHDETKLKKWLSLLDADELSDRLDDAVADENYEYAKMYKDEIRRREEEGRSR, translated from the coding sequence GTGGATACAAGAATAAAACTACGGGTGCAAGGTTTAACGAACAGCCAGATACAGTCAGGTGCTTATGCCTTGATTCTGGCAGAAGAGGATGGGGCTCGCCGCATACCTATTATTGTCGGGACGTCGGAAGCCCAGTCGATTGCGATCGCTTTGGAACGCATCACGCCTCCTCGCCCTTTGACGCATGATTTGTTTGCTACCTTTGCACAGGCATTCGGTGTTCGTTTGTGTGAGGTTTTCATCTATAAGTTTGAAGATGGTGTGTTTTATTCCGAACTGCTTTTTGAGGATGGTATAAAACAGATCCGCTTGGATTCACGTACTTCCGATGCTATCGCTATCGCTTTGCGTGTGAAATGCGATATCTATACGACACCTGAGATTGTCCGCGAATGTGGAGTCGTGCTTGAAGATGCCACAGAAGAGAAAGACAGGGATGATGATGATTCTATATTGGCTCTGGAACCGGAGGAAATACACGATGAAACAAAGCTGAAAAAATGGCTTTCTCTTTTGGATGCCGATGAATTGTCGGATCGTTTGGACGATGCGGTCGCCGATGAGAACTACGAGTATGCAAAGATGTACAAGGATGAAATCCGGCGTCGTGAAGAGGAGGGCAGGTCCAGATGA